The Juglans regia cultivar Chandler chromosome 16, Walnut 2.0, whole genome shotgun sequence nucleotide sequence acaaaaaaatttgagatatattttttattaggtttATTAAAAGTGAGTAGGAAAATTAGAAGTTTGGATAAACATCTTAAAATATCATgtgttttgtatttatatttttgagattttgtactAGAACATTTCTCTAAATTGGATCATTTAATTTGATCACAATATTAGAAAGGTTctttatttaaatagaatttttctcatttaaaaaccAATAgtacttcaaagaaaaattcaataaactTGAAAGATTTAATGATAATTATTTCCTAAAAATTGGGATAGATGAAAATTCTTCCAAGCCCATCCATAAAAATGACAAGTAAcatcacaaataaattaaataaaagtaacctcacaaattgacgtgatttaataGACTCATGTGAtccatcaaatctattttataatctgCCAAACTGCattaagtcacatcaatttatgaaattatttttgtataatcactttgtgattatagtatttctctttatttttaatgaaaagtttTCCTCCAACCTAGtatagagaaaaattatatcCATGTAACATTGATATTAGTTTCCCGCATCCGAATAATTAGAGtggtaaaatatgatttaaaaaCGAAATGTTAATTACTCCTAATGATAGTACAAAGTTTTGTACCTATGAtgtaataacatttttcttcacaTATGCACCTCATAATATCCCTTTGATCCAGTACGTCAAGTGTGTGTGGTGACAATATGTCAATACCAATATATCATAGTGTCACGCGTGTGGATATACTTATCAACAAAAGTAGCTCAAAAGGCCACTAGAGTTTAAGGAATTGTCACATCTAAAATGCATGCCTTTATAGCGCCCTTGGCAAGCtttgcacaattttttttttaataaaaaaatagactttatattgaaaatttatttaaaaaaattatttttttaatgagatctatttttttacaaaaagcaTGTACAgaatttgtctatttagaacttgtacataacattacttttaataataatgtctggtgtaaggggattttccccccTTCTATCTCAGCAAGCTTGAGAATGGCAATTAAGGGAACAAGAACCAAAGGCCAGTCCAGAACAAGTAGAATCTCCAACTCGACCCATGGGTAGGCTCATCTGGACTCAACCTGCATGAGAAAACGTGttgcaggggatgagactcgcCGATTTGGAGACCCCTCAAATAGTGTCCAGCTCTTAAGTGCTTGTATGCGTAGTGAGCGTAAAGCACGGGGGACCCTCGATCCTTTGACAATAAGGGCATCAACGGACTACCAATGATGCTATCTaggtgagaaaaataaaaaatcacgcCGAATTAATAGCATCACTACTCAAGCCACACATCATATTAATGACGTCGTTGCAGAGTCATACCGCATTAAAAGactctgacaaaaggaacagtacAAAAGACACGAACTTCATGGAGGTAGATACAATATGTCTTCCAAACTCATGATATAAATAGAAAGTTCAAGGTACGTGAAAATTCTCTATGACTTGGGTATCGGAGACTCCTCGGCCCTAAGGCCACCATCTCCTAGTTGCCTTCTTCTCCACTTTTACAGgcttaagttttgaaaatctgAGTTGACAAAACCTAACTTAAAAACGTGTGAAACACGACCTTAACATCCGGTTTTCAGCAATTAGATAGATAATGTTGAAAAGTATTCTTGGTCATAAAATCTTCAACTAATATCTTATCATAATGGCTAAAGCATTCAGATATAAGCACTTTATGATCAGCAAGTAATCTTTTTCTGGTCGGCCAAAACTACAAAAAGTTGTGGCCCTCTTAACTTTGGCCattgttaaaatcaatttatgaGCAAAGTCATTTTAACTCTTCCTTCCTTTTCTATAAtcagaatattaaaaaaattgaaaataaattgtgCTTGCTATCATCACCAGCAGGTCACGATCTTTTTTCATCTTCCTCACTCTTAtccaaatgattattttatttattttaaaataatgttaggtatagtttaaaaaaattaaggtctactataaattttttttttatttttttattattatataggtGCCAGATTTCTCCTtatttttcaaggaaaaataagTTATATAAATCACTTCTCTTAATTTTATGTGTCAattgtttttctatttcaagtcttaaaactctcataaaaaacacttaaaacattttatcCATCACTTAATATTCTCAAGCTACAATAACTCTTTCCTTAGCACAAGTGAAATTCATGCACTTATAGTATGTCTATAATTAATAGGTGTGATTGgagacaaataaattaattacgatatgaaaataactatcactctttaaatcataatttttttatgtattaatataaAGGGGACTGTTACCGTCTATGGAGAATCCTCACcgaaatatgtaaatttttttaaacattttttttaaactctttaaaaagaatttgtaaaattagtaaaaaaatgcttttttaattattaaatataaaaaagtataatcaGTACAGACACTCGATTGGTATCGGTACGTAGGACTAggtttttcttaataaataatgttaatatatcttcttattttgacagttcatgtatttaaatttttatttatttattaattaaagatgTGATTAttcatgtattaataattttttttttaaataattttttaatcactgCTGACGGCGGCAGCCTAACATCACTATTTCCTAATATAAAACTACAAAAATAAGACGTGGTGTTGAATAATtccaacgaaaaagaaaaagtaataaaatggAGTCTAATCACGAGTGGTCTAAAAAGGAAGAGGGTTAGTTCTAAGAAGTCACCAACATTGTTAGAGAAGATGGAGGGAGGGCGGGCTTAATGGATaacagaggaaaagaaaagaaaagataaaatggTCCCCGACGTCTGATCACTTTCCAAAGAGTGGGGACACGTGGCAGCCACTGAGAAGCGTATCCTCCTCATCAAGCAATGGACAGCCACTAGAAAGGAagattctttaatttatttttcctcgtttaatttttgaaaaggaGAGAATAACTGCATTAATCATCTCACCATCGACGGCAACGATTCATGTCGTCATATTAACTTTTTAGATCTAATTTTAGATCATATTTACTATTTAGATTATGGGTCATAACCTGTGGGTCCCACACTCTTGGATAAAACATACAGTTCTTAACGAgaacataaaattattatatgtcttgtcaaaaatgatatttatatttttataactttctcaaataaaagtatttcattttacttttttattattataatttttttaaatattaaaataataataatattaaaaattaatattttaacaatattttattcaacttttatagaTAGTTTGAacagtaagatgagatgaaatagttttagataaattgaataaaatattattagaaaaaatgagtaaatacaaTATTcacgtaaaaaaattaattttttaataataaatcttattttttttaaaaaaaattgcatggcGCTTGAACACtccacgattgtaaatatcattatGTGTCCATactctaaaattatttaagaattatttctcatatgcatgtattttaaataataaatctatcttttttttattaatttaaactttttgaACGAGTGATGATTTCACAGAGTATCATAATAGAAGTCCTAAGTTCAAACCATCTaaatttagatgttaagatgagttgagttgagttgtgaataataatattttgtgagtctcattgagatgaatttaacttttttatattgatatgaatttaatttttaggttgaaatatatgaaatatgttgagatgaatttaatttttttatgataaattaaaaaaataataaattttatcaatgatttgagataaattaaatttaattcgataaccaaacaaaatttaaaatctacatttcatcacattaattaaatatttcacaatATTCCTTTTTAGAACAAAGGAAGTTTCACAATGTTCATAAAATGAATCTAAATATGTTGATGGGATAAAAGATATGGTATTTCTCAAGACCATGCATATAATCgatctaatattaattaaaaaccaAATCCAATTATCCAAATGTGTCCTTTCCCTTGTGATATGATTTCTATGTACTTTTATccgattaaaaatagaaaagaaaggtGGGGGAGTAGACTGTGGAGACGCTGACATGGAAGAAAAGGGTGAGACAGCAGAGCACTATGTTTTGGAGGAGAACCGACAGCACAGAAAAAATCTGAGAGGCTCTAAAAACTTGTGGCTCACAAAATTTTCCCTTTAGTGACGTGGCATGTTCATTCTCACCTTGGTGACTTGTTGGGCCAACCTCCCCACCATTCTTTCCATTTCACCAACACTCCGCCTGCATCAAAATCCTTGCACAGAGTCACAGACACCACTgccactatttatttttttttggagagaaaGACTCTGACTttagagcagagagagagagagtttctttTCCGATATTAAGAATACGATAATGTCGCAGTTAAGAGACCCGACGATTATTAAACTCTTCGGGAAGACGATGACGATTCCATTGCCGCTGGAGCATGAAACTTGGGCTACTAAGCTCTGTGGAGCCGAAGATTTCTCTGACCATAATCTTCGCTGTTTCCCCACTTCTTCACGCGAAGAGAACTCTGGCAGAGAAAGTGCAAAAGGGGATAAGGTATATATGTATAcagtatatatgtatatatatatgcatgtgctTTGACCTGTGTATCGATTactttcattttaatatatggATTAACTTTGAAGAGGAACCCATTTTTCAGATACCCATTTTCAGAATCCAGGACTTTTGAATGGTTGATTGATTAGCttaattttatgatatcttAGCTTCAATGTCTTTTTGTCTGGAAGTaaagaatcattttctgggTTGGTTTGGTTTAGCTCAGGTGGGGTTTGGCAGGTTTTATACACTTTGTTTCAGAGCAAACCTTTTCTTCCGAGTTTCTGTAGCCTTTATGATATTTCAGAGGTTTTTTTAGAcggcttgttttatttttatttgaatggaATTCCTGATCTATACTGTTTAACAGTGAGTTTGTATTGATGTTTCACCATCCGTGACAGATTCTTTCCTGCTCTGCAATGGAATCTTTTGTTATTGTCTCAGGGCTGATCCACTCAGTTCTGTGGACTAACGGAGCAGAAGAAATCTCTAGAAGGcataacaaaagaaatatgataTTTGATGCTTTATGATCACTAGGATTGGAAAATTTTTGTTTAGACTCAACAGCTTTATGATAAACTCCAAGATGAGCTTTTAGGCTttctgtatattaatatttttagttacTCTGCctgcttgtttgtttgattgattgataCTCTCGACCAAGACAGGATTGAACTAATCTGACAAGAGCAAAATATCCTTGTGGCCAAAGATCGGTGattactttttcttcttgttttatgCTCATATGAGTTTCTTCAGAGCCAATTCCAATGAAACTTGGCCAAGCAGAAGGCTTTGATCTTCCCATAATACTTACAACCAATTAAATAATATAGCAACCTTATCAATAAAACCATGATACATGATGGAAAGTAATGCTTGAAAGCAAATATTTGATTCTCCAGTGGTTCaatgatatttttgttcttGTATTTTAGCTTACTCGTTGAACTTTGTTGCTATGATCTCCTAATTGGAACTTCTATTTGATATATTAGGTACCTTGGGGAAGAGAACTCACAGGAGATAAACAGGAAGATTGTAACTCCCATGAGATCAAAGCGGACTCGAAAGATCCTACAACATCATCAGGCATCAGTGAGAACCCTAAAACTCCCTCATTTGATCGAGAAACTTCGTCACTGAAAGCCTACAAAAATGGAGAGCAGAGTGAGGCGAGTATCTCACAAGAAAAGACTCTGAAGAAGCCTGATAAAATACTTCCATGTCCCCGCTGTAACAGCATGGATACCAAGTTCTGTTACTACAACAATTACAACGTCAGCCAGCCCCGTCATTTCTGTAAGAACTGTCAAAGATACTGGACTGCAGGTGGCACTATGAGGAATGTGCCTGTAGGTGCTGGGCGTCGCAAGAATAAGAACTCTTCTAGTTCACACTATCGTCACCTCATCGTTTCAGAAGCTACTCAAACAGCTCGAGTTAATGGAGTCCACAACTCTGCTTGGGGAAAAAATGGCGCTGTCCTCACCTTTGGCTCTAATTCTCCTCTTTGTGAATCCATGGCTTCTGTATTGAGCCTTGCAGAGAAAACACAAAACCCCGTTCAAAATGGGTTTCTTAGACCTGAGCAGATTACTCTTATTTCTGGAGGAGATCATGGCGATGATCACTCAAGTGGACCCTCTGTTACAGCTTCAAATTCAACTGAGAAGGAAGGCAGTGCAGGTTTGCAAGAGTCAGCAGTTAAGAATTATCCAGGGTTTCCTCCCCAACCGCCATGCTTTGCAGGAACCCCCTGGCCTTTACAATGGAACTCATCTCATTGGGGCTCTGTAATGTCTCCACCTCCTTTGTGCCCATCAGGGTTTCCTGTATCTTTCTACCCTGCTGCTCCTGCAAATTGGGGTTGTACTGTACCAGGCTCTTGGAATGTACAATGTCTTTCCCCACCATCCTCTTTTCATAGCCACTGTGGCCAAATCTCTGCCCCAAATTTCCCAATCTTAGGCAAACATTCAAGGGATGGGAAAATCCTTAATCCAGAAAACTCTCAGCAAGAAGAGACAGTTAAAGAGCAGAGTTCAGAAAGATATGTTCGGATTCCTAAAACTTTGAGGATTGATGTTTCTGATGAAGCTGCGGAGAACTCTATAGGCACAATACAAGGGAATGAGAAGATTAATTCTGTCAATGGTGGTCTTTTTAAGGCATTCCAATCAAAGGGCCATGATAAAAGTCATGTCGTCGAGACATCTAGAGTGCTGCAAGCCAACCCTGCAGCCCTTTCCCGGTCACTAAACTTCCATGAGATCGCATAATTAGAGAGATTTGAATTGGTGAACTCTGACTTAGGTGCCAACGCAACAAATGGGGTTTACCTCTCTGCAACCTCTCCTTGCTGACAAATTTGTTCATCCTTCTTTTCCAGAGACCGGTCTCAATGCCGGATGTAATTAGCAGAGCAGTCCAAactgaagaagatgaaggaagtGTCCACCGACTTATACGTTGTAGtatagaatatttgttttttagaatCTCATATGGCTGCCTTTCTTTCTGTGTTAAAGAGCATGTAGCTCCTCTATTATCTAATCTGTAACTGTACGATTGCTTTCACCATAGATGGTTTGTTAGTATGCATGTACATACTATACCTAAGAGTGAGATATAGCCGGAAAAAAGTATAGATAATTGGATGGATCAAAATCCAGTAATGTAAAATAAACTTGGTAGAAGTTTTAAGTAATCTGGAAAATtttattgctttctttttttctgtgACAAGTCCTGAACAATTATTGCTTTTCCAGATCAAGCTCCAACTAAAATAATGTTTAATTAGCTATATCTGAGCCACTAAGTCTGAGTAATATAGGTTCTGTTGCTATGACAACCCAGCCTTGCATCAACTTAATATGGAAATCCTGATTATCATGATAGATCACTCATCCCATTTGCAGATGttcttttcagaaagttcaaggCTGCAGCACTATGGAACTTGTCTTGCTGGTGTATTAAAATCTTTATTCATAGTTGGTGCATGTCACAATGTAAGCCACCATGACTATATGTTTGGAGATGgagaaaaatcaaaagatagaAAGTTTTGTAGGCCCCACTTTCATGCTGATAACTTCAATATATTTCAGAAAAAGGCCCAGCATCATCCTCTCTCAAACCTTACGAACCTTAACTGTCAAGATACC carries:
- the LOC109009263 gene encoding cyclic dof factor 1-like codes for the protein MSQLRDPTIIKLFGKTMTIPLPLEHETWATKLCGAEDFSDHNLRCFPTSSREENSGRESAKGDKVPWGRELTGDKQEDCNSHEIKADSKDPTTSSGISENPKTPSFDRETSSLKAYKNGEQSEASISQEKTLKKPDKILPCPRCNSMDTKFCYYNNYNVSQPRHFCKNCQRYWTAGGTMRNVPVGAGRRKNKNSSSSHYRHLIVSEATQTARVNGVHNSAWGKNGAVLTFGSNSPLCESMASVLSLAEKTQNPVQNGFLRPEQITLISGGDHGDDHSSGPSVTASNSTEKEGSAGLQESAVKNYPGFPPQPPCFAGTPWPLQWNSSHWGSVMSPPPLCPSGFPVSFYPAAPANWGCTVPGSWNVQCLSPPSSFHSHCGQISAPNFPILGKHSRDGKILNPENSQQEETVKEQSSERYVRIPKTLRIDVSDEAAENSIGTIQGNEKINSVNGGLFKAFQSKGHDKSHVVETSRVLQANPAALSRSLNFHEIA